In Oscillatoria acuminata PCC 6304, a single window of DNA contains:
- a CDS encoding non-ribosomal peptide synthetase — protein sequence MSEPINAEKRSQLSAAKQALLSQRLRGQLAAVNKSKNQEREAVYSLPQIAQNPEMRHLPFPLTDMQQAYWIGRNSFFESGNVSIHTYFETESQNLDLDRFNRAWQRLIERHDMLKAIVLPDGQQQILENLPPYEIKVGDLRGKSEEVIAAELQAVRDRLSHQVIPSDRWPLYEICASHLGDRHYRLHISIDGIFFDARSYQILSKELIQLYQDPDCTLPPLDLSFRDYVQGLLDLQTSEIYQKSLTYWQQRIPTLPPAPELPLANTGAAPQGSQFVRRRSTLDAEIWQKLKTRAARANVTPAGLLLAAYAEVLATWSKNPRFTINVPRFDRFPLHPQVNHLIGEFASFTLLEVDFSEPNSFEVRAKRLQQQLWQDLEHQYVSGVRVLRELARYQGNTLGVTMPIVFTSSPQDVNGKETTPVDAPVDLGAIAYSLAQTPQVWLDFMYRESNGALIFNFDAVENRFAPGVVEAMFQAYSQLLSRLAEGEGGWQEIGQSLVPEEQLQQRAAINATDAPMPDTTLYQLFCDRLQEAPEQVAITTSDCTLTYREVYERSQHLGYRLRELGARPNTLVAVFMEKGWEQIVAVLGILAAGAAYLPLDPELPQERLDYLLQDGGVQQVLTQSKLLGTRVLPAGIQPICVDGQELSSANSAPLPSVNTGDDLAYVIYTSGSTGLPKGVAIAHRSVVNTVIATNQRFEITASDRAIALTALHHDMSVFDIFGILAAGGTLVIPDAAARRDPAHWTQLLQQEQVTLWNSVPAMMEMLLEYLTPDLHLTFPHLRLAFLGGDWIPVSLPSRLKATAPNVQLVSVGGPTETTLWNIYYPVKVISPHQKSIPYGKPIANNRYYILNDALEDRPVWVPGQMYCAGVGLAQGYWRNEAKTRENFITHPRTGEQLYRTGDMGRYLPDGNIEFLSRVDFQVKIRGHRIEPGEIEATVMQHPAVRASVVVAVGDQADHKQLVAYVVPEDAPTPELAEELRQYLSEKLPPYMVPVSVMVLEALPLTPNGKVDRRGLPTPEHLEPGNTFMPPRTATEEQLAQIWREVLNCDRVGIRDNFFFDLGGHSLLATQVMSRVRQSFEVDVPLMHFFETPTIEDFSLIITQKLAEQADSDLLAQTLAELEQLSDDEVQSLLA from the coding sequence ATGTCTGAACCCATCAACGCCGAAAAACGCTCTCAACTCTCTGCCGCGAAACAAGCCTTATTATCCCAGCGGTTGCGCGGTCAATTGGCTGCGGTTAATAAATCAAAAAATCAGGAACGAGAGGCTGTGTATTCCCTGCCTCAAATTGCCCAAAATCCGGAAATGCGGCATCTGCCTTTTCCGTTGACGGATATGCAGCAAGCCTATTGGATTGGCAGAAATAGCTTTTTTGAATCGGGCAATGTGTCGATTCATACTTATTTTGAAACCGAGAGCCAAAATTTAGATTTAGACCGCTTTAATCGGGCATGGCAACGGTTGATTGAGCGTCATGATATGCTCAAGGCCATTGTACTGCCGGATGGTCAACAACAAATCTTAGAAAATCTGCCCCCTTACGAGATTAAAGTCGGGGATTTACGGGGCAAATCTGAGGAGGTGATTGCGGCTGAATTGCAAGCGGTGCGCGATCGCCTCTCTCATCAAGTCATTCCCTCGGACCGCTGGCCCTTATACGAAATTTGCGCCTCCCACCTAGGCGATCGCCACTATCGTCTTCATATCAGTATCGACGGTATATTCTTCGATGCCCGCAGTTACCAAATCTTATCCAAAGAACTGATCCAACTCTACCAAGACCCGGACTGTACACTCCCTCCCCTAGACCTGTCATTCCGAGATTATGTGCAAGGATTGCTAGACCTGCAAACTTCGGAGATTTATCAGAAATCTCTGACTTATTGGCAACAACGTATCCCCACTTTACCCCCGGCCCCAGAACTCCCCCTTGCCAACACTGGCGCAGCGCCCCAGGGCTCCCAGTTTGTGCGCCGTCGGTCCACATTAGATGCAGAGATTTGGCAAAAACTCAAAACCCGGGCGGCACGAGCAAATGTTACCCCTGCCGGATTGTTACTAGCTGCCTATGCGGAAGTTTTGGCCACCTGGAGCAAAAATCCCCGATTTACGATTAATGTGCCCCGGTTCGATCGCTTTCCTCTCCATCCCCAAGTCAATCACCTGATCGGTGAATTTGCCTCCTTTACCCTGTTGGAGGTGGATTTTTCCGAACCCAACTCCTTTGAAGTGAGAGCAAAGCGCCTACAACAGCAACTCTGGCAAGATTTGGAACATCAATATGTGAGTGGGGTGCGGGTCCTACGAGAACTGGCAAGGTATCAAGGGAATACCCTCGGGGTCACCATGCCGATTGTGTTTACCAGTTCTCCCCAAGATGTGAACGGGAAGGAAACTACCCCCGTTGATGCCCCGGTGGACTTGGGGGCGATCGCCTACAGTCTGGCTCAAACCCCGCAAGTCTGGCTCGATTTTATGTATCGTGAGAGCAACGGCGCATTAATTTTTAACTTTGACGCAGTAGAGAATCGGTTCGCCCCTGGGGTGGTAGAAGCGATGTTTCAAGCCTATAGCCAGCTACTCAGTCGCCTCGCTGAGGGAGAGGGAGGCTGGCAGGAAATTGGCCAGTCGCTGGTTCCCGAAGAACAACTCCAGCAACGCGCTGCCATCAACGCCACCGATGCCCCCATGCCTGATACAACCCTGTATCAGTTGTTTTGCGATCGCCTCCAGGAAGCGCCGGAACAAGTGGCTATCACCACCTCCGATTGTACTCTCACTTACAGGGAAGTCTATGAGCGATCGCAACATTTGGGATATCGCTTGCGGGAGTTAGGGGCGCGTCCCAATACCCTAGTCGCGGTATTCATGGAAAAGGGATGGGAGCAAATCGTCGCTGTATTGGGCATTCTAGCGGCAGGGGCGGCTTATTTACCCCTCGACCCGGAATTACCCCAAGAACGCCTCGACTATCTGTTACAGGATGGGGGAGTGCAGCAGGTACTCACTCAGTCTAAACTCCTGGGGACTCGGGTGTTACCTGCGGGAATTCAGCCGATTTGTGTGGATGGACAAGAGTTATCCAGTGCCAATTCTGCACCCTTACCCTCGGTGAATACAGGGGATGACTTAGCTTATGTGATTTATACCTCTGGGTCTACAGGCTTACCGAAAGGGGTGGCAATCGCCCATCGGTCCGTTGTAAATACGGTCATTGCGACAAACCAGCGCTTTGAGATTACCGCCTCCGACCGGGCGATCGCCTTAACCGCCCTACATCACGATATGTCTGTCTTCGATATCTTCGGCATTCTAGCTGCCGGAGGTACTCTGGTGATTCCCGATGCAGCAGCGCGGCGAGATCCGGCCCATTGGACACAGTTGCTGCAACAGGAACAGGTGACACTCTGGAATTCCGTCCCGGCAATGATGGAAATGTTACTCGAATATCTCACGCCTGATCTTCACCTTACATTCCCTCATTTGCGTTTAGCTTTTTTGGGGGGAGATTGGATACCCGTCTCCCTTCCCAGTCGTCTGAAAGCAACTGCCCCGAATGTGCAATTAGTCAGTGTTGGTGGACCTACTGAGACAACCCTATGGAACATCTATTATCCAGTAAAGGTGATTTCTCCCCACCAAAAAAGTATTCCCTACGGCAAACCCATCGCCAATAATCGGTATTACATCTTAAATGACGCTTTAGAAGACCGCCCGGTTTGGGTTCCGGGTCAAATGTATTGTGCCGGGGTTGGACTTGCCCAAGGGTACTGGCGCAATGAAGCAAAGACCCGGGAAAATTTCATTACTCATCCTCGAACCGGCGAACAACTGTATCGCACAGGAGATATGGGGCGCTATTTACCCGATGGCAATATCGAATTTTTGAGCCGTGTAGACTTCCAGGTGAAGATTCGCGGACATCGCATCGAACCCGGGGAAATCGAAGCGACGGTGATGCAACATCCTGCGGTGCGCGCATCGGTGGTTGTGGCGGTTGGCGATCAAGCTGATCACAAGCAATTAGTCGCCTATGTGGTTCCCGAAGATGCGCCTACTCCGGAACTAGCGGAGGAACTGCGCCAGTATCTGAGTGAGAAACTGCCGCCTTATATGGTGCCTGTGTCAGTGATGGTCCTAGAGGCGCTACCCTTAACCCCCAATGGCAAGGTCGATCGCCGGGGATTACCCACCCCCGAACATCTGGAACCTGGGAATACTTTTATGCCCCCTCGGACGGCGACTGAGGAACAATTGGCTCAAATTTGGCGCGAGGTTTTGAATTGCGATCGCGTGGGAATTCGAGATAATTTCTTTTTCGATTTGGGGGGACATTCTTTATTAGCCACTCAAGTCATGTCACGGGTCCGTCAATCTTTTGAAGTTGATGTGCCGTTAATGCACTTTTTTGAAACTCCCACGATTGAGGATTTTTCCTTAA